A stretch of Janibacter endophyticus DNA encodes these proteins:
- a CDS encoding primosomal protein → MTADPRAALNKLIATFERHLEASAGRNGEDDPRVVAAYEDLADAFEAYDDALNDAYGEMTPLIVVDDSDLEGIDSGDEEYDDDEDDDTYVGLDDEEYDEDDDSDDDRR, encoded by the coding sequence ATGACCGCCGACCCGCGCGCCGCACTCAACAAGCTCATCGCGACCTTCGAGCGGCACCTCGAGGCATCGGCGGGTCGCAACGGGGAGGACGACCCCCGCGTCGTCGCCGCGTACGAGGACCTCGCGGACGCCTTCGAGGCCTACGACGACGCCCTCAACGACGCCTACGGCGAGATGACCCCGCTCATCGTCGTCGACGACTCCGACCTCGAGGGGATCGACAGCGGCGACGAGGAGTACGACGACGACGAGGACGACGACACCTACGTCGGGCTCGACGACGAGGAGTACGACGAGGACGACGACAGCGACGACGACCGTCGCTGA
- a CDS encoding DUF5703 family protein produces the protein MVEYEFQVLRFPRDATRSQIRAALADHAEYGRWELHRTVRYMGGQQRSWLRRKIIRVPRDDSRRSLSTSR, from the coding sequence ATGGTTGAGTACGAGTTCCAGGTCCTGCGCTTCCCCCGTGACGCCACGCGGTCGCAGATCCGCGCGGCCCTCGCCGATCACGCCGAGTACGGCCGCTGGGAGCTGCATCGCACGGTGCGCTACATGGGCGGTCAGCAGCGCTCGTGGCTGCGCCGCAAGATCATCCGGGTCCCGCGCGACGACTCCCGCAGGTCGCTCAGCACGTCTCGATGA
- a CDS encoding magnesium and cobalt transport protein CorA: MIVDQARYRDGQRLPCHDISETVNAIRSETAPEGGTPVSDFVWIGLKDPSPETFQHIVGDELRLHPLPIEDAVTGDQRAKIERYDETWFAVLKPLRYDDATSDIETGELMVFVGPTYVLTVRRGEASPLANLRQRLEGDPGTLRHGPWGVLHGILDTVVDEYLRIEDELQIDLEEIESAVFAEHSSVSSGDIYRLKREVLEFKRAAVPLTRPLSLLTSLSSPVGDDEVRLLFRDVADHLSQAIDNLESMDRLLTDVLSAHLAQVGVEQNRVAVQQNEDMRKISAWVAIAALPTMIAGIYGMNFTHMPELDASVELAGREIYYGYYVVIGLMLLACLTLYRLFKRSGWL; encoded by the coding sequence GTGATCGTCGACCAGGCCCGCTACCGCGACGGGCAGCGCCTCCCGTGCCATGACATCAGCGAGACGGTGAACGCGATCCGGTCCGAGACGGCCCCCGAGGGCGGCACCCCGGTGTCCGACTTCGTGTGGATCGGCCTCAAGGACCCGAGCCCGGAGACCTTCCAGCACATCGTCGGTGACGAGCTGCGCCTCCACCCCCTCCCGATCGAGGACGCCGTCACGGGTGACCAGCGGGCCAAGATCGAGCGCTACGACGAGACGTGGTTCGCCGTGCTCAAGCCGCTGCGCTACGACGACGCGACGTCCGACATCGAGACCGGCGAGCTCATGGTCTTCGTCGGCCCGACCTACGTGCTCACCGTCCGGCGGGGGGAGGCGAGCCCGCTGGCCAACCTCCGGCAGCGGCTCGAGGGTGACCCGGGCACCCTTCGCCACGGGCCGTGGGGCGTCCTGCACGGCATCCTCGACACCGTCGTCGACGAGTACCTGCGGATCGAGGACGAGCTCCAGATCGACCTCGAGGAGATCGAGTCCGCGGTCTTCGCCGAGCACTCGTCCGTGAGCTCAGGGGACATCTACCGGCTCAAGCGCGAGGTCCTCGAGTTCAAGCGCGCGGCGGTCCCGCTCACCCGGCCGCTCTCGCTGCTCACCTCGCTGTCGTCACCCGTCGGCGACGACGAGGTGCGGCTGCTCTTCCGCGACGTCGCCGACCACCTCTCGCAGGCGATCGACAACCTCGAGTCGATGGACCGGCTGCTCACCGACGTGCTCAGCGCGCACCTCGCGCAGGTCGGGGTCGAGCAGAACAGGGTGGCGGTGCAGCAGAACGAGGACATGCGCAAGATCTCGGCATGGGTCGCCATCGCCGCCCTGCCGACGATGATCGCCGGCATCTACGGGATGAACTTCACCCACATGCCCGAGCTCGACGCGAGCGTCGAGCTGGCGGGGCGAGAGATCTACTACGGGTACTACGTCGTCATCGGCCTCATGCTGCTGGCCTGCCTGACGCTCTACCGGCTCTTCAAGCGCTCCGGCTGGCTCTGA
- a CDS encoding M20/M25/M40 family metallo-hydrolase, whose translation MEITAPQDEVVRLCQELIRIDTTNYGPDREGPGEREAAAYVAERLREVGLEPQTYESAPGRVSVTVRIPGADRERGALCIHGHLDVVPADAADWSVDPFAGEIKDGCVWGRGAVDMKDMDAMILACVRHLARTGTVPPRDLVVVFFADEEAGGDFGSHFMVKEHPEVFDGVTEAISEVGGYSVTVPTKEGGEKRAYLLQTAEKGIAWLRLHAEGRAGHGSVPTDDNAIVHLAEAIGRINAHKWPREYIASVRELLDGLSEITGVGYSDEDLDELLDHLGGAQGFVRGTLQDTANVTMLEGGYKHNVIPQTASAALDARFLPGHEEQLMETIRELAGDKVRVEVEHRDIALDSPFGGELVERMKEALRSEDPGAEILPYCLSGGTDNKALSMLGIVGYGFAPLRLPADLDFAPMFHGIDERVPTESLEFGAKVLLRLIETC comes from the coding sequence ATGGAGATCACCGCGCCGCAGGACGAGGTCGTCCGGCTCTGCCAGGAGCTCATCCGGATCGACACGACGAACTACGGGCCCGACCGCGAGGGTCCGGGCGAGCGTGAGGCGGCGGCCTACGTCGCCGAGCGGCTGCGCGAGGTGGGGCTCGAGCCGCAGACCTACGAGTCCGCCCCGGGACGGGTGAGCGTGACCGTCCGGATCCCCGGTGCCGACCGCGAGCGCGGGGCCCTCTGCATCCACGGGCACCTCGACGTCGTCCCCGCCGACGCGGCGGACTGGAGCGTCGACCCCTTCGCCGGTGAGATCAAGGACGGCTGCGTGTGGGGCCGCGGCGCCGTCGACATGAAGGACATGGACGCGATGATCCTCGCCTGCGTGCGCCATCTCGCACGGACGGGCACGGTGCCACCCCGCGACCTCGTCGTCGTCTTCTTCGCCGACGAGGAGGCCGGTGGTGACTTCGGCAGCCACTTCATGGTCAAGGAGCACCCCGAGGTCTTCGACGGGGTGACCGAGGCGATCAGCGAGGTCGGCGGCTACAGCGTGACCGTCCCGACGAAGGAGGGCGGCGAGAAGCGGGCCTACCTGCTCCAGACCGCCGAGAAGGGCATCGCCTGGCTGCGCCTCCACGCCGAGGGTCGCGCCGGGCACGGGTCCGTCCCGACGGACGACAACGCGATCGTCCACCTCGCCGAGGCGATCGGCCGGATCAACGCGCACAAGTGGCCGCGGGAGTACATCGCGTCGGTGCGCGAGCTGCTCGACGGGCTGAGCGAGATCACCGGTGTCGGCTACAGCGACGAGGACCTCGACGAGCTGCTCGACCACCTCGGCGGCGCGCAGGGCTTCGTGCGCGGCACCCTCCAGGACACGGCCAACGTCACGATGCTCGAGGGCGGCTACAAGCACAACGTCATCCCGCAGACCGCGTCCGCGGCGCTCGACGCCCGATTCCTGCCCGGCCACGAGGAGCAGCTCATGGAGACGATCCGTGAGCTCGCCGGCGACAAGGTACGGGTCGAGGTGGAGCACCGCGACATCGCCCTGGACTCTCCCTTCGGCGGGGAGCTCGTCGAGCGGATGAAGGAGGCGCTGCGCTCGGAGGACCCCGGCGCAGAGATCCTCCCGTACTGCCTCTCCGGCGGCACCGACAACAAGGCGCTGTCGATGCTGGGGATCGTCGGCTACGGCTTCGCGCCGCTGCGGCTGCCGGCCGACCTCGACTTCGCCCCGATGTTCCACGGGATCGACGAGCGGGTGCCGACCGAGTCCCTCGAGTTCGGGGCGAAGGTCCTCCTGCGGCTCATCGAGACGTGCTGA
- a CDS encoding MSMEG_4193 family putative phosphomutase, producing the protein MAYCVLLRHARSSANSAGVLAGWAEGVSLDDSGREQSAAVADRLADLPFVRIVSSPLPRCLETVAPLADRLGVDVEQSDDLGEARYGAWTGRPLAELAKEPLWETVQRTPSRAVFPASDEHEHESIAEMAQRAVAAVRRIDAEVEAEHGAHAMWLAVSHGDIIKSVVADAAATPLDDFQRIVIDPASVSLVRYTQDRPFVMRLNDTGTLRAVPAPDPQTPDGDAVVGGGAG; encoded by the coding sequence GTGGCCTACTGCGTCCTGCTCCGACATGCCCGCTCGAGCGCGAACTCCGCCGGCGTGCTCGCCGGCTGGGCCGAAGGGGTCAGCCTCGACGACTCGGGGCGGGAGCAGTCGGCCGCCGTCGCCGACCGGCTGGCCGACCTCCCCTTCGTCCGGATCGTGAGCAGCCCGCTGCCCCGGTGCCTCGAGACGGTCGCCCCGCTCGCCGACCGGCTCGGGGTCGACGTCGAGCAGAGCGACGACCTCGGCGAGGCCCGCTACGGCGCCTGGACCGGACGCCCGCTCGCCGAGCTGGCCAAGGAACCCCTCTGGGAGACCGTGCAGCGCACGCCGAGCCGGGCCGTCTTCCCCGCCTCGGACGAGCACGAGCACGAGTCGATCGCCGAGATGGCCCAGCGGGCCGTCGCCGCGGTGCGACGCATCGACGCCGAGGTCGAGGCCGAGCACGGTGCCCACGCGATGTGGCTCGCGGTCAGCCACGGCGACATCATCAAGTCGGTCGTCGCCGACGCCGCGGCGACCCCGCTCGACGACTTCCAGCGCATCGTCATCGACCCCGCGTCGGTCAGCCTCGTGCGGTACACCCAGGACCGCCCCTTCGTCATGCGGCTCAACGACACCGGGACCCTGCGTGCCGTCCCGGCACCGGACCCGCAGACCCCCGACGGCGACGCCGTCGTCGGCGGGGGAGCGGGCTAG
- a CDS encoding bile acid:sodium symporter family protein produces the protein MAVRHRSAAFAERMDKPVRIASAIFLVLVIAGAMLGEKDSIGGYIKDVGLISVLFCAISLTVGYIVPKVLGMTHPEALVSGFEIGLHNSTLAITVALTVLDSAQMAVPPAVYGIAMFFLAAAFGAIMSRRGDRTVSSG, from the coding sequence ATGGCCGTTCGGCACCGCTCGGCCGCGTTCGCGGAGCGGATGGACAAGCCGGTGCGCATCGCCTCGGCGATCTTCCTCGTCCTCGTCATCGCCGGCGCGATGCTCGGTGAGAAGGACAGCATCGGCGGCTACATCAAGGACGTCGGCCTCATCAGCGTGCTCTTCTGCGCCATCTCGCTGACCGTCGGCTACATCGTGCCCAAGGTGCTCGGCATGACCCACCCTGAGGCGCTCGTGTCCGGCTTCGAGATCGGGCTGCACAACAGCACGCTCGCCATCACCGTCGCGCTCACGGTCCTCGACTCCGCGCAGATGGCGGTACCCCCGGCCGTCTACGGCATCGCGATGTTCTTCCTCGCCGCGGCCTTCGGCGCGATCATGAGCCGCCGCGGCGACCGCACCGTCAGTTCGGGCTGA